One Persicobacter psychrovividus DNA window includes the following coding sequences:
- a CDS encoding outer membrane beta-barrel family protein, translated as MNQSPKLFKLFVFFGVLLLPLISKANDPKITVKGQILEAEKKEEVPFATVAIYLSENEPQPVKSGYSDMDGHFAIELPKAGNYFVSIQSMGYDPYKKSIQFDESTDMGTILLKSQVQLLESVVITGEKATGTTTPGAMTFTMDQQGTDDMEEIVGNMPGVEVDFDGNATIRGLQVTYLVNGEESGMENPLQEIPKQSIARMELMTNPPVEFASSGPVINIILKENAKIGNSFRGGLGAGNLGNLRGYTGGSIRKENLTINPWIYYSQREKRSHGSYDQLNHGQRYLEQTYNNNSGFHYGNYGTWYAYKFKDKSELSGTLRLSLSDNHSSNDNDGDIYSIDSTFQTSKNIRTSETTSFSRQAHYENKYRKKWDSGQKLSLRYFFSFNQNLSKPGQYSRITDFTDATDEVTRDEGDRSSLSNRHRIQTKFTQPLGEDMKIVGGYFFDYRLNRQTASYQTQINDGIWLDNPDRRQDAQTLTQSNDMFLSFSAKHNRFGFNAGARYKLGQTDIHQWNSNSQQYDDFTNPFSNLNSSVKFTYDLNEDASENIMLSYRNNVHPPSASQLNPFIDDSNPLWITMGNPDLKNSQNHYLELEYLKVGKDYTLKTGLFGRKVLNSVARYQWSKEDTVYNSFRNIEGISTTGLNVYFQKDLLSNLKLSSDASYTYEYMPEREGTLDKAQTYFYIKGNMEYKFLKDYRISITGRYTSTKLTNNAQVLGYGSMDFNAERKFYDGQAKVYFNVRDVFNTIEQNVLTSTDSFVRDAFTKQETRRFIVGMSFYLNGI; from the coding sequence ATGAATCAAAGCCCAAAGCTTTTTAAACTATTTGTGTTTTTCGGAGTGCTGCTACTCCCGTTAATTTCAAAGGCGAATGACCCAAAAATCACGGTTAAGGGCCAAATATTAGAAGCTGAAAAAAAAGAAGAAGTTCCCTTTGCCACAGTGGCTATTTATTTATCCGAAAACGAGCCGCAGCCTGTAAAATCTGGCTATTCGGATATGGACGGCCACTTTGCCATTGAACTGCCAAAAGCTGGCAACTACTTCGTCAGTATTCAGTCGATGGGCTACGACCCCTACAAAAAATCCATTCAGTTCGATGAATCCACCGACATGGGGACCATCCTGCTCAAAAGCCAGGTGCAACTGCTCGAAAGTGTGGTAATCACCGGAGAAAAAGCAACGGGAACAACGACCCCTGGCGCAATGACTTTCACGATGGACCAGCAAGGTACCGATGATATGGAGGAAATTGTAGGCAACATGCCCGGTGTGGAAGTGGACTTTGATGGCAACGCAACGATCAGGGGGCTTCAAGTGACTTATCTGGTCAACGGTGAAGAATCCGGAATGGAAAATCCCTTACAGGAAATCCCAAAACAATCGATCGCCCGAATGGAACTGATGACCAACCCGCCGGTGGAATTTGCCTCTTCAGGCCCAGTGATCAATATCATTCTAAAGGAAAATGCCAAAATCGGTAACAGCTTCCGCGGTGGTTTAGGAGCAGGTAACCTCGGTAACTTACGTGGTTATACAGGTGGTTCGATCCGTAAAGAAAACCTGACGATCAACCCATGGATTTATTACTCCCAGCGGGAAAAACGGTCTCATGGGTCATACGATCAACTCAATCATGGACAACGCTATTTGGAGCAAACCTATAATAACAACAGCGGTTTCCATTATGGAAATTACGGAACATGGTATGCCTATAAATTTAAAGATAAGAGTGAGTTGAGCGGAACGCTGAGGCTTTCGCTTTCCGATAACCACTCGAGCAACGATAATGACGGTGATATTTATTCGATAGACTCGACCTTTCAGACTTCAAAAAATATCCGTACCAGCGAAACGACCAGTTTTTCGAGGCAGGCACATTATGAAAATAAATACCGCAAAAAGTGGGATTCGGGACAAAAATTATCCCTGCGCTATTTTTTCTCTTTCAACCAAAACCTGTCTAAACCTGGTCAGTACTCGAGAATCACGGATTTCACGGATGCAACCGATGAAGTTACAAGGGACGAAGGTGATCGCTCAAGTCTTTCCAACAGACACCGTATTCAAACAAAATTCACGCAACCACTTGGTGAGGACATGAAAATTGTTGGAGGATATTTCTTTGACTATCGACTGAACCGCCAGACAGCCTCCTACCAAACCCAGATTAATGATGGTATTTGGCTTGATAATCCGGATCGCCGACAGGATGCTCAAACCCTCACCCAGTCCAATGATATGTTTCTCAGCTTTTCGGCAAAACACAACCGCTTTGGGTTCAATGCCGGTGCGCGCTACAAACTTGGGCAAACGGATATCCACCAATGGAACAGCAACAGTCAGCAATATGATGATTTCACCAACCCGTTCAGTAACTTGAACAGCAGCGTGAAATTCACTTACGACCTCAACGAAGACGCAAGCGAAAACATCATGCTGTCGTACCGCAACAACGTTCATCCGCCAAGCGCAAGTCAACTGAACCCTTTCATTGATGACTCCAACCCACTGTGGATCACGATGGGTAACCCAGACCTGAAAAATTCACAGAACCATTACCTTGAGCTGGAATACCTGAAGGTGGGTAAAGATTATACGCTGAAAACAGGGCTATTTGGAAGAAAGGTATTGAACTCTGTTGCCCGCTACCAATGGTCGAAAGAAGATACGGTTTATAACTCATTCCGAAATATTGAAGGGATCAGCACTACCGGACTTAATGTGTATTTCCAGAAAGACCTGTTGAGCAATTTAAAATTAAGCTCTGACGCCTCTTACACTTACGAATACATGCCCGAACGTGAAGGTACGCTGGACAAGGCACAAACTTACTTTTATATCAAGGGGAACATGGAGTATAAATTCTTGAAAGACTACCGTATTTCAATCACCGGAAGATATACCTCCACTAAACTCACCAACAATGCACAGGTTTTGGGTTACGGAAGTATGGACTTTAATGCAGAACGAAAATTCTACGATGGTCAGGCCAAAGTCTATTTCAATGTGCGGGATGTCTTCAATACCATCGAGCAGAACGTATTAACCTCCACAGATTCCTTCGTCAGGGATGCATTCACCAAGCAGGAAACCCGAAGGTTTATTGTCGGGATGTCATTCTATCTGAATGGAATCTAA
- a CDS encoding transposase-like zinc-binding domain-containing protein: protein MRHYTEITCKHCQSNDIVKNGHRSNGDQRWRCKSCRKSFQVTYRSNAYVPGIEDKIDEMTLNASGVRDIARVLKISKYKVMSHLKKKCS, encoded by the coding sequence ATGAGACATTATACCGAAATTACTTGTAAACATTGTCAAAGCAATGATATTGTGAAAAATGGACACCGTTCTAATGGAGACCAAAGGTGGAGATGTAAAAGTTGCAGGAAAAGTTTTCAGGTTACTTATCGTTCAAATGCCTACGTACCAGGCATTGAAGATAAAATTGATGAAATGACGCTTAATGCTTCTGGCGTACGAGATATTGCAAGAGTGCTCAAAATAAGTAAGTATAAAGTTATGAGTCATCTGAAAAAAAAATGTTCGTAA
- a CDS encoding anthranilate synthase component I family protein, which translates to MKRNTLILPYTEVSESQILQWAQQQQHFLLLNPNDYRLKADFSSFEKIFAVGRRAHIEVPANTDGQSRPFEQIRKFHEQHQDWLFGHLNYDLKNELEDLQSRHPAKTAFPNLHFFVPESLFFFEAHHVRLETYSDSSKIKAEILSTNLPATRPLNPVVFQAQTTKSAYLQTINSLKEHIRQGDFYEINFCQEFTAEGVSIDPLQTYQALNAMSPMPFSAFYRLKEQYAIGASPERFIKKEGRKVISQPIKGTSRRRTDPKKDAQQKAYLVNSDKEIAENMMIVDLVRNDLAQTATYGSVKVPELFKVYSFPQVHQLISTITAEQREGTHWSDIIEKAFPMGSMTGAPKISVMNHADRYENGRRELYAGTIGYITPEGDFDFNVVIRTLFYNTENHQANYWVGGAITIDSDAEAEYAECMLKAKAIQSIFKN; encoded by the coding sequence TTGAAAAGAAACACGCTAATCCTTCCTTATACAGAAGTTTCAGAATCTCAGATTTTGCAATGGGCACAGCAACAGCAACATTTCCTGCTGCTGAACCCGAACGACTACCGCCTGAAGGCTGACTTTTCCTCCTTCGAAAAAATTTTTGCCGTAGGCAGACGCGCGCACATAGAAGTGCCCGCCAACACCGATGGGCAATCCAGGCCTTTTGAGCAAATCCGAAAATTCCATGAGCAACATCAGGACTGGCTTTTTGGGCACCTGAATTACGATCTGAAAAATGAACTGGAAGATTTGCAAAGCAGACACCCTGCAAAAACCGCCTTTCCAAACCTGCATTTCTTTGTGCCCGAAAGCTTATTCTTTTTCGAGGCTCATCATGTAAGATTAGAAACTTATTCAGATTCAAGCAAGATAAAAGCGGAAATTCTGTCCACGAATTTACCCGCAACACGCCCCCTGAATCCTGTGGTTTTTCAGGCGCAAACCACCAAATCCGCCTATCTGCAAACGATCAACAGCCTGAAGGAGCATATCCGTCAGGGAGATTTCTATGAAATCAATTTCTGCCAGGAATTTACTGCCGAAGGGGTGTCGATCGACCCACTGCAAACCTATCAGGCACTGAATGCCATGTCGCCCATGCCCTTTTCGGCCTTTTACCGACTCAAAGAGCAGTATGCCATTGGCGCCTCCCCTGAACGGTTCATCAAAAAGGAAGGTCGAAAGGTGATCTCTCAGCCTATAAAAGGCACCAGCCGACGCAGAACCGACCCCAAAAAAGATGCTCAGCAAAAAGCGTATTTGGTTAATTCTGACAAAGAGATTGCAGAGAACATGATGATTGTTGATCTGGTCAGGAATGATCTGGCACAAACGGCCACCTACGGATCGGTCAAAGTGCCCGAGCTGTTCAAGGTTTATTCCTTTCCGCAGGTTCACCAACTGATTTCCACCATTACGGCCGAGCAACGTGAAGGTACACATTGGAGTGACATTATTGAAAAGGCCTTTCCGATGGGTTCTATGACTGGAGCCCCAAAAATTTCCGTGATGAATCATGCTGATCGTTACGAAAATGGAAGGCGGGAACTTTATGCGGGAACTATTGGCTATATTACACCCGAAGGCGATTTTGATTTCAATGTAGTGATCAGAACCCTGTTTTATAACACTGAAAACCACCAGGCCAACTATTGGGTAGGTGGTGCAATTACGATTGATTCCGACGCCGAAGCAGAATATGCGGAATGCATGCTGAAAGCTAAGGCTATTCAATCCATTTTCAAAAATTAA
- a CDS encoding DUF3298 and DUF4163 domain-containing protein has translation MKKTLLLLLSIATLFSCSDDKKQEQSTNTTTAETLGKTNYETFKAVEHIKAESTDSITPASFSVKIPLYVQPNKVEKRFNASVLSMFAQDSVQSTADFQMQMNELLSEYLQTKKEFPEMPGGWYLQNDVELTYRSEKVWAFTKTSSEFTGGAHGNYSVTYANFIPATGKKLTLKEVFKEEFMNKLTELAEKAFREDRNIKDSSSLQQLGYTFKDGQFQLSENFLLTDDGIRFFYNAYEVAPYAMGTAKADLSLEQIQSGLKYNWIK, from the coding sequence ATGAAAAAAACACTCCTACTTCTACTCAGTATTGCGACGCTCTTCAGTTGTTCCGACGACAAAAAGCAAGAGCAATCCACGAACACCACCACTGCTGAAACGCTTGGCAAGACCAATTATGAAACCTTCAAAGCGGTGGAGCACATTAAGGCTGAAAGCACTGACAGCATTACACCCGCTTCCTTTTCAGTAAAAATCCCGCTTTATGTGCAGCCCAACAAAGTAGAGAAACGATTCAATGCATCGGTATTGAGCATGTTCGCTCAGGACTCTGTACAGAGCACGGCCGATTTTCAGATGCAGATGAACGAACTCCTGAGCGAATACCTGCAAACCAAAAAGGAATTTCCTGAGATGCCTGGAGGCTGGTACCTGCAAAACGATGTTGAACTCACCTACCGCTCAGAAAAGGTGTGGGCGTTTACAAAAACCAGCAGTGAGTTTACTGGCGGCGCACATGGCAATTACAGCGTTACGTACGCCAACTTCATTCCTGCCACTGGAAAAAAACTAACCCTCAAGGAGGTCTTTAAAGAAGAATTTATGAATAAACTGACCGAGCTGGCTGAGAAAGCATTCCGCGAAGACCGAAATATCAAAGATTCATCATCATTACAGCAATTGGGTTACACCTTCAAAGATGGGCAATTTCAGCTTTCAGAAAATTTCCTGCTGACTGACGATGGCATCCGATTTTTTTACAATGCTTATGAGGTTGCGCCTTATGCCATGGGAACAGCAAAAGCAGACTTGTCGTTGGAACAAATACAGTCAGGATTAAAATACAATTGGATTAAGTAG
- a CDS encoding epimerase produces the protein MKVIITGSTGMVGKGALLECIDDPRVEKILLINRSSIDIRNPKVEEVLLKDFSDFSPIQSQMQGYDLCIHCMGVSAAGLSEEKYTQLTFGVTQSLASTLHEINPDMVFYYVSGQGTDSTENGKVMWARVKGRAENRVFQIGFKDAYAFRPSMIIPERGIKSRTGWYNAIYFVMRPFFPLMKKSKAVTTTQRIGQAMITLYFNPRTNKYLSGEDINAFAGND, from the coding sequence ATGAAAGTAATCATTACAGGTTCGACAGGTATGGTCGGAAAGGGTGCATTGCTCGAATGCATCGATGATCCTCGGGTAGAGAAAATTTTATTGATCAACAGAAGTTCCATTGACATCAGAAATCCGAAGGTGGAGGAAGTGCTATTGAAAGACTTCAGCGATTTCAGTCCTATTCAATCGCAAATGCAGGGCTATGATTTGTGCATCCATTGCATGGGCGTTTCGGCAGCAGGCTTATCTGAAGAAAAATACACGCAATTGACGTTTGGCGTAACGCAGTCATTGGCTTCGACCTTACACGAAATCAATCCCGATATGGTCTTTTATTATGTTTCGGGGCAGGGGACAGACAGCACTGAAAATGGCAAAGTAATGTGGGCACGGGTGAAGGGGAGGGCCGAAAACAGGGTTTTTCAAATCGGCTTTAAGGATGCCTATGCGTTCCGTCCTAGTATGATTATCCCCGAGCGGGGCATCAAATCAAGAACGGGCTGGTACAATGCGATTTACTTTGTGATGCGTCCATTTTTTCCATTGATGAAAAAATCCAAAGCGGTAACGACTACCCAAAGAATAGGGCAGGCGATGATCACTTTGTATTTCAATCCTCGAACCAATAAATACCTTTCGGGGGAAGATATTAATGCCTTTGCGGGAAATGATTAG
- a CDS encoding IS1 family transposase, with protein MEVEIGYSTEWDEFWSYVGNKANQRWTWYLIEKKSGIIIAWENGRRKDSVLKELLLKVTKFPIKICYTDDWGAYQRLFPKEYVHLIGKDETWRIERKNLNFRQHIKRLARRTICFSKREDIHDKVISMYIERYYFKHGKYSASA; from the coding sequence TTGGAAGTAGAAATAGGCTATTCAACCGAATGGGACGAGTTTTGGAGTTATGTAGGGAATAAAGCCAATCAACGTTGGACTTGGTATTTGATTGAGAAAAAGTCGGGAATAATCATTGCTTGGGAAAATGGAAGGCGCAAAGATTCAGTTCTAAAAGAGCTATTACTCAAGGTCACTAAATTCCCCATCAAGATATGTTATACCGATGACTGGGGAGCCTATCAAAGGCTTTTCCCAAAAGAGTATGTGCACCTAATTGGTAAGGATGAAACCTGGAGAATAGAACGGAAGAATCTCAACTTCAGGCAACATATTAAACGTTTGGCTCGCAGAACTATATGCTTTTCAAAGAGGGAAGATATTCATGACAAGGTGATTAGTATGTATATTGAGCGGTATTATTTCAAACATGGTAAATACTCCGCATCGGCTTAA